The following coding sequences lie in one Acidobacteriota bacterium genomic window:
- a CDS encoding sigma-70 family RNA polymerase sigma factor: MNAPAAILTPPARADRDQRLLDAARAGDLDAFEALVRRYQRTVYTLAWHGLRDQMAAEDVAQDVFLQLHTALPRIASGAHLGAWLRRTTSHRVIDALRARRVPRSLEDIAELQVDAAPSDPLADRLVHRALARLAPRARVVVMLRYMDDLAPTEIADALDMSLNTVKSHLRRGLLVLRARLQREQRR; encoded by the coding sequence ATGAACGCCCCAGCCGCCATCCTCACGCCGCCCGCCCGTGCCGACAGGGACCAGCGCCTGCTCGATGCCGCGCGCGCAGGCGACCTCGACGCCTTCGAGGCGCTCGTGCGACGGTACCAGCGCACGGTCTACACGCTGGCGTGGCACGGCCTGCGAGACCAGATGGCGGCCGAGGATGTCGCGCAGGACGTCTTCCTCCAGTTGCACACCGCGCTGCCACGCATCGCGTCCGGCGCGCACCTCGGGGCGTGGCTTCGACGCACGACGTCGCATCGCGTCATCGACGCGCTGCGCGCCAGGCGCGTGCCTCGCTCGCTCGAAGACATCGCCGAACTCCAGGTCGACGCGGCACCATCCGATCCGCTTGCGGATCGCCTGGTGCACCGCGCTCTTGCCCGACTGGCCCCTCGTGCGCGCGTCGTGGTGATGCTGCGCTACATGGACGATCTCGCACCGACCGAGATCGCCGACGCCCTCGACATGTCGTTGAACACCGTGAAGAGCCACCTGCGCCGCGGCCTGCTCGTGCTGCGTGCGCGCCTGCAGCGGGAGCAACGCCGATGA